In Sulfuracidifex metallicus DSM 6482 = JCM 9184, a single window of DNA contains:
- the pyrI gene encoding aspartate carbamoyltransferase regulatory subunit gives MSDKELLVTKINYGTVIDHIPSGRALAVLRVLGINGSEGYRVALVMNVESKKMGRKDIVKISGRTVDEKESNLITLIAPNATINIIKDYEVVKKMKMKVPSVIRGILKCPNPSCITNNDPEAFTKFVSISENPLRIKCDYCETTITEAEVIKQVL, from the coding sequence ATGAGCGACAAGGAACTTCTAGTCACAAAGATAAACTACGGAACGGTCATAGATCATATACCTTCCGGTAGAGCGTTGGCTGTATTAAGAGTACTTGGAATTAATGGAAGCGAAGGATATAGGGTTGCCCTTGTTATGAACGTCGAGAGTAAAAAGATGGGAAGAAAGGACATAGTGAAGATATCTGGAAGGACTGTTGATGAAAAGGAGTCCAACCTAATTACTCTCATAGCACCTAATGCCACGATTAACATAATCAAGGATTACGAAGTTGTAAAGAAAATGAAGATGAAGGTTCCATCAGTTATAAGGGGAATTCTAAAGTGCCCTAATCCTTCATGCATTACTAATAATGACCCTGAGGCTTTTACTAAGTTCGTTTCGATCTCAGAGAATCCATTACGAATAAAATGCGATTATTGCGAAACCACCATTACCGAAGCTGAGGTAATAAAACAGGTGTTATGA